Proteins encoded in a region of the Streptomyces sp. NBC_00258 genome:
- a CDS encoding ThiF family adenylyltransferase produces MPTALLARDPDLARLLDDGYDVVVHAGHIIVRHIPYVTENRTVEHGFLAYPMTISGDRLVSGTDHRIWFSGSAPCDEHGRPLALANPENRVIAEGMQANFMLSSKPSPDGYPDEYTKITAYARIIADQAHALDSTATPTPGAAWQEIEDDSPFAYRDTATSRAGIAAVNRRFRGHRIVIVGLGGSGSYILDQVAKTEVDSILLIDGDTFDNHNAFRTPGAPTLDTLRDRPPKATYLASIYANMHQGLSACEQYLDEDNLDLLTGATFVFLASDDAASKSAIIDWLEAHGVPFIDVGMGIEEIDGRLSGLLRVTTSLPGRRDAARRRIPQPAPERDAYARNIQTADLNALNAVLAVIRWKRSIGIYADATDESHTTYSLITNEIANEDLP; encoded by the coding sequence ATGCCTACCGCACTTCTCGCTCGTGACCCGGACCTGGCCCGCCTCCTCGACGACGGCTACGACGTCGTCGTCCACGCAGGCCACATCATCGTCCGGCACATCCCATACGTCACCGAGAACCGCACCGTCGAACACGGCTTCCTCGCCTACCCCATGACCATCAGCGGGGACCGCCTGGTCTCCGGAACCGACCACCGCATCTGGTTCAGCGGCTCCGCCCCCTGCGACGAGCACGGCCGCCCCCTAGCTCTCGCCAATCCCGAGAACCGGGTGATTGCCGAGGGCATGCAGGCGAACTTCATGCTCTCCAGCAAACCCAGCCCCGACGGCTACCCCGACGAGTACACGAAGATCACCGCGTACGCGAGGATCATCGCCGACCAGGCACACGCACTCGACTCCACAGCCACCCCCACCCCCGGCGCCGCATGGCAGGAGATCGAGGACGACAGCCCCTTCGCCTACCGCGACACCGCCACCTCCCGCGCCGGAATCGCAGCCGTCAACCGCCGTTTTCGAGGCCACCGCATCGTGATCGTCGGCCTCGGAGGCAGCGGAAGCTACATCCTCGACCAGGTCGCCAAGACCGAGGTCGACTCGATCCTCCTCATCGACGGTGACACCTTCGACAACCACAACGCCTTTCGGACCCCCGGCGCCCCCACCCTCGACACCCTGCGTGACCGCCCGCCCAAGGCCACCTACCTTGCCTCGATCTACGCGAACATGCACCAAGGTCTGTCCGCCTGCGAGCAATACCTCGACGAGGACAACCTCGACCTGCTCACCGGGGCCACATTCGTGTTCCTCGCCTCCGATGACGCGGCGAGCAAGTCGGCGATCATCGACTGGCTCGAAGCACACGGCGTACCGTTCATCGACGTCGGCATGGGCATCGAAGAGATCGACGGCCGCCTCAGCGGACTCCTGCGCGTCACCACCAGCCTCCCGGGCCGCCGAGACGCAGCCCGCCGCCGCATCCCCCAGCCGGCGCCCGAACGCGACGCCTACGCACGCAACATCCAGACCGCGGATCTCAACGCGCTCAATGCAGTCTTGGCTGTCATCCGTTGGAAACGCTCCATCGGTATCTACGCCGACGCCACCGACGAGAGCCACACCACGTACTCACTGATCACTAACGAGATCGCCAACGAGGATTTGCCGTGA
- a CDS encoding EboA domain-containing protein: protein MPDSPTPPSLPDLTPDARAWLDTATVRIASDPHAVRAAFPAAARRCGKAAADQVRAALLLALPLRGSALAAEVTGLYRHGDAAEQRAVLYALPLLDAADPDLGDRALPVTREALRSNDTTLVEAALGPYAARHLDPDAFRQAVLKCVFCEIPLDRISGLAERTDAELTRMLTDFARERIAAGRPVPADITSLNGPTPQAPPRDERISKGAA, encoded by the coding sequence TTGCCCGACTCGCCGACTCCACCATCCCTCCCTGATCTCACCCCCGATGCGCGGGCCTGGCTCGACACCGCCACCGTGCGCATCGCCTCCGACCCGCACGCCGTCCGAGCGGCCTTCCCGGCCGCCGCCCGGCGCTGCGGCAAGGCGGCGGCCGACCAGGTGCGGGCCGCGCTCCTGCTCGCCCTTCCCCTGCGGGGCTCCGCCCTCGCGGCCGAGGTCACGGGCCTCTACCGGCACGGAGACGCCGCCGAGCAGCGGGCCGTGCTGTACGCCCTGCCTCTGCTCGACGCCGCCGACCCCGACCTCGGCGACCGGGCCCTGCCCGTCACCCGCGAGGCCCTGCGCAGCAACGACACCACCCTCGTCGAAGCTGCCCTGGGCCCCTACGCGGCCCGGCACCTGGATCCCGACGCCTTCCGCCAGGCCGTACTGAAGTGCGTGTTCTGCGAGATCCCGCTCGACCGGATCAGCGGACTCGCCGAACGCACGGATGCCGAACTCACCCGCATGCTCACCGACTTCGCCCGGGAGCGGATCGCCGCGGGCCGCCCCGTCCCGGCCGACATCACCTCCCTGAACGGCCCGACACCCCAAGCGCCCCCGAGAGACGAGCGCATATCCAAAGGAGCCGCGTGA
- a CDS encoding caspase family protein has translation MESDDAAILIGVSQYRDPSLLDVPAARNSLHAMHRLLTSPELCGWSEDQVHVLEDPAGATDLALELHRLAEETTGTLLIYFVGHGVVSKSGALCLAAGDTQLRYPDLTGLEYDKVRSALLDSPAQVKLVILDCCYSGRIIHGLAGAGESQLVDSTDVRGVYTLTAADQVAHVPPRDETASTSFTQVLCDVVRSGIPGAPPTLALTDIYPKLKSTLKARGLPEPNHRVTDTVESYSFSRNVAYAGSTGFRLLPQEHVDHFLRILAAQPRHDLTTQSIEKLEDWPGVYLLHRESSDAPEILYAATGGRSIAVRLGRHLRKINGRCYIDARDLSFSYLKLDDDLSVLSPELLVHQHLHAQGCPPLWNNTGFGNNDAGRMRDSLQRSGDHFDVLHPIDLSWLVRFDAPALKVTAHEMAAQLRAQLPYAFRIERREAELDKVGITLPESSLCADRAFRLLAAALGDSWQISALVGQVLMYREHDKRYPNAIRYYAGTRTITEMPEVCKTVGLPDEG, from the coding sequence ATGGAGTCTGACGACGCTGCCATCCTCATCGGCGTCTCCCAGTACCGGGACCCCTCCCTCCTGGACGTGCCCGCAGCGCGCAACAGCCTGCACGCGATGCACCGGTTGCTGACCAGCCCCGAGTTGTGCGGCTGGTCCGAGGACCAGGTGCACGTTCTGGAGGACCCCGCAGGGGCCACAGACCTGGCCCTGGAACTGCACCGCCTGGCCGAGGAGACCACGGGTACCCTGCTGATCTACTTCGTCGGCCACGGAGTCGTCAGCAAGTCCGGTGCGCTGTGCCTGGCCGCTGGCGATACCCAGCTGCGCTATCCCGACCTGACCGGCTTGGAGTACGACAAGGTCCGCAGCGCTCTCCTGGACTCACCGGCCCAGGTGAAGTTGGTGATTCTCGACTGCTGTTACTCGGGCCGGATCATCCATGGTCTGGCGGGCGCTGGTGAGAGCCAACTCGTGGACAGCACCGACGTCCGCGGCGTCTATACGCTCACAGCGGCTGACCAGGTCGCGCATGTGCCGCCGCGAGACGAGACCGCTAGCACGTCCTTCACCCAGGTCCTGTGCGACGTCGTGCGAAGCGGCATCCCAGGCGCCCCGCCGACGCTCGCTCTGACCGACATCTACCCCAAGCTCAAGAGCACGCTCAAGGCACGCGGTCTTCCCGAACCGAACCACCGCGTGACCGACACGGTTGAGTCCTACTCCTTCAGCCGCAACGTCGCGTATGCCGGCAGTACCGGATTCCGACTGCTCCCTCAGGAGCACGTGGACCACTTCCTCAGAATCCTCGCCGCGCAGCCGCGCCACGACCTCACGACGCAGAGCATCGAGAAGCTGGAGGACTGGCCCGGCGTCTACCTTCTGCACCGGGAGTCCAGCGACGCCCCGGAAATCCTCTACGCGGCAACGGGCGGCCGTTCGATCGCCGTCCGTCTCGGCCGTCACCTGCGGAAGATCAACGGACGCTGCTATATCGACGCCCGCGACCTCTCGTTCAGCTATCTCAAGCTGGACGACGACCTCAGCGTCCTGTCGCCGGAGCTCCTCGTGCACCAGCACCTTCACGCCCAGGGGTGTCCTCCGCTGTGGAACAACACCGGCTTCGGTAACAACGACGCGGGGCGGATGAGGGACTCCCTCCAGCGCAGCGGCGACCACTTCGACGTACTTCATCCCATCGACCTGTCGTGGCTTGTTCGCTTCGACGCTCCAGCCCTCAAGGTGACAGCGCACGAGATGGCTGCGCAGCTGCGGGCCCAACTCCCTTACGCCTTCCGCATCGAGCGCCGGGAAGCGGAACTCGACAAGGTAGGGATCACTCTCCCGGAGAGTTCTCTGTGCGCCGATCGGGCCTTCCGCCTGCTGGCCGCTGCTTTGGGGGACTCATGGCAGATCAGCGCCCTGGTAGGTCAGGTTCTGATGTATCGGGAGCACGACAAGAGGTATCCCAATGCCATCCGCTACTACGCGGGCACACGGACGATCACTGAAATGCCTGAAGTATGCAAGACGGTCGGCCTTCCTGACGAGGGCTGA
- a CDS encoding SCO3242 family prenyltransferase: MAHKIQRWRHRLLDLAELVRAPAALSVPGDVLVGAVASGRPLGPRTLGTMGSSVCLYWAGMALNDYADATLDAVERPGRPIPSGRIPRRTAFTTASALTAAGLGLAALSGGRRALRTAVPLAGLVWAYDLALKNTPAGPAAMAGTRVLDVLAGARTPAPALPAALVVGLHTYTVTTLSRHETTGAPAAVPAASLAASTVVSLCAAVTATTAGRTSRLGAAAGAAGYLVTFGSAQVRALGEPSAPNIQRAVGAGILGLMPLQAALTAGAGAPRAAALLAAAHPIARQLVRKVSPT; encoded by the coding sequence ATGGCTCACAAGATCCAGCGGTGGAGACACCGGCTGCTCGACCTTGCCGAACTGGTGCGCGCCCCTGCGGCTCTCAGTGTCCCCGGCGACGTGCTCGTCGGGGCCGTCGCGAGCGGGCGGCCGCTCGGCCCGCGCACGCTGGGCACCATGGGTTCGTCCGTCTGTCTCTACTGGGCGGGCATGGCCCTCAACGACTACGCCGACGCCACTCTGGACGCCGTCGAACGACCGGGGCGGCCGATCCCTTCCGGCCGAATACCCCGCCGCACCGCCTTCACCACCGCATCGGCCCTGACCGCCGCGGGACTCGGACTCGCCGCGCTCTCGGGCGGACGGCGGGCCCTGCGCACAGCGGTGCCCCTCGCGGGTCTGGTGTGGGCGTACGACCTCGCCCTCAAGAACACTCCCGCCGGACCCGCCGCGATGGCCGGGACCCGCGTTCTGGACGTCCTGGCCGGTGCGCGCACTCCAGCACCCGCGCTGCCCGCGGCCCTCGTGGTCGGTCTGCACACCTACACGGTCACGACGCTGAGCCGCCACGAGACGACGGGCGCCCCCGCCGCCGTACCGGCCGCATCGCTCGCCGCCAGCACGGTGGTGAGTCTCTGCGCGGCGGTCACGGCCACTACGGCCGGGCGGACCTCACGCCTCGGTGCCGCTGCGGGAGCGGCCGGCTATCTCGTCACCTTCGGGTCCGCACAGGTCCGCGCCCTGGGCGAACCCTCCGCACCGAACATCCAACGGGCCGTCGGCGCAGGCATCCTCGGTCTGATGCCGCTGCAGGCCGCGCTGACCGCGGGCGCCGGCGCTCCTCGGGCCGCCGCCCTGCTGGCGGCCGCCCACCCGATCGCGCGCCAGCTGGTGCGGAAGGTGTCGCCGACATGA
- a CDS encoding DUF6527 family protein: protein MDAGVLYVSIPYRTCGHLCCCGCGHEVITPLSPAQWSIAYDGENVSLTPSIGNWALPCRSHYWIHHGRVRWSRHYSAAEIAQNRERDRHLLAQNTEGHRPRPLARLRRHLQSWRR, encoded by the coding sequence ATGGACGCAGGGGTTCTGTACGTCTCGATCCCCTACCGCACCTGCGGTCACCTCTGCTGCTGCGGTTGCGGCCACGAGGTCATCACACCACTGTCCCCAGCGCAATGGTCCATTGCCTACGACGGTGAGAACGTGTCTCTCACCCCCTCGATCGGCAACTGGGCGCTCCCTTGCCGGTCGCACTACTGGATCCATCACGGCCGCGTCCGATGGAGCCGGCACTACTCGGCGGCAGAAATCGCTCAGAACAGGGAGCGTGACCGTCACCTGCTAGCCCAAAATACCGAAGGGCACAGGCCAAGGCCGCTGGCCAGGCTGCGTCGTCACCTGCAGTCGTGGCGCCGGTAG
- a CDS encoding sugar phosphate isomerase/epimerase family protein encodes MSTPGGDGAPRPDVTDLRFGYGTNGFTNHRLDDVLRVLADLGYDGVALTLDHGHLDPYADDLPRRVDRLAHSLDDLGLSVTVETGAPYLLDPWHKHIPTLMSESGTERRVDLLRRAIRIAADLGSPTVQVCSGPPPAGLPEELAWKRLATGCEAVLATATEFGVTVGFEPEPYMFVDTVERCLKLRELLGGHERFGITFDVGHAHCVEDARVLDCLRRAAPHCVNVQVEDMRRGVHEHLEFGRGEIDFPPLLAELAAHGHRGLVSVEIQGGSLDAPEVARRSLDFLRTALAAGTGAGSARS; translated from the coding sequence ATGAGCACCCCCGGCGGAGACGGGGCACCGCGCCCGGACGTCACGGACCTGCGGTTCGGCTACGGCACGAACGGCTTCACCAACCACCGTCTGGACGATGTGCTCCGGGTGCTGGCAGACCTCGGCTATGACGGTGTCGCGCTCACGCTCGACCACGGCCATCTCGACCCGTACGCCGACGATCTGCCGCGGCGAGTGGACCGGCTGGCACATTCCCTGGACGACCTCGGGCTGTCCGTGACCGTCGAGACAGGCGCGCCCTATCTCCTCGATCCCTGGCACAAGCACATCCCCACCCTCATGTCGGAGTCCGGCACCGAGCGCCGGGTGGATCTGCTGCGGCGCGCCATCCGGATCGCCGCCGACCTCGGGTCGCCCACGGTCCAGGTGTGCAGCGGTCCGCCTCCGGCCGGTCTCCCGGAGGAACTCGCCTGGAAGCGTCTGGCGACGGGCTGCGAGGCGGTGCTGGCGACCGCGACGGAGTTCGGGGTCACGGTGGGCTTCGAGCCGGAGCCGTACATGTTCGTCGACACCGTCGAGCGGTGCCTGAAGCTGAGGGAACTCCTCGGCGGGCACGAGCGGTTCGGCATCACCTTCGACGTCGGCCACGCCCACTGCGTGGAGGACGCACGGGTGCTCGACTGTCTGCGACGCGCCGCGCCGCACTGTGTGAACGTGCAGGTCGAGGACATGCGGCGCGGTGTCCACGAACACCTCGAATTCGGCCGGGGCGAGATCGATTTCCCGCCTCTGCTCGCCGAACTCGCCGCGCATGGACACCGCGGACTCGTCTCGGTCGAGATCCAGGGCGGCTCGCTCGACGCGCCCGAAGTGGCCCGCCGCTCCCTGGACTTCCTGCGCACCGCTCTGGCTGCCGGTACCGGTGCCGGCAGCGCGCGTTCCTGA
- a CDS encoding multiubiquitin domain-containing protein has protein sequence MSQDSHGPAPVTIIVNARPHTWEAKEITFEQVVDLAYPGQPPNDQDTYTVRYSRGHDGHGTGSLTAGHSVRVKKGMVFDAYRTSRS, from the coding sequence ATGTCTCAGGACAGCCACGGGCCCGCGCCCGTCACGATCATCGTCAACGCCCGACCGCACACCTGGGAGGCGAAGGAGATCACCTTCGAGCAGGTCGTCGACCTGGCCTACCCCGGCCAGCCGCCGAACGACCAGGACACCTACACCGTCCGTTACAGCCGCGGCCACGACGGCCACGGAACGGGCAGCCTCACCGCCGGCCACAGCGTCAGAGTGAAGAAGGGGATGGTCTTCGATGCCTACCGCACTTCTCGCTCGTGA
- a CDS encoding DUF6375 family protein: MKAWYGYGTEHSMNLVMIGRFEDATAAERAHAVIKQLTTALQAEEETGRLTVGEPNDRYSDEVLKLLSDLNIHSIGPRELEQFLYDLDVRRDGDSIVVTTDETDVQALLKVLLDKGARIEVYSAHDHPGSGYGRGK; this comes from the coding sequence ATGAAGGCCTGGTACGGATACGGCACCGAGCACTCCATGAACCTCGTCATGATCGGCCGGTTCGAGGACGCCACCGCCGCCGAGCGAGCGCACGCAGTCATCAAACAACTCACGACGGCCCTGCAGGCGGAGGAGGAAACCGGCCGCCTGACCGTTGGCGAGCCGAACGACCGCTACAGCGACGAGGTCCTGAAACTGCTCAGTGACCTCAACATCCACAGCATCGGGCCGCGTGAACTCGAACAGTTCCTGTACGACCTCGATGTGCGCCGCGACGGTGACTCCATCGTGGTGACCACCGATGAGACCGATGTCCAGGCACTGTTGAAGGTCCTCCTCGACAAGGGCGCCCGCATCGAGGTGTATTCCGCACATGACCACCCCGGTAGCGGCTACGGCCGGGGCAAGTGA
- a CDS encoding ImmA/IrrE family metallo-endopeptidase — MVNYVLAGAARTQAAAMVRELEAARPGAVERLAQGALAELRTWRELTVLEVDENLTEQGCSVAGAYDFGPPPHLSVATSASRARRDFTGLHELGHHLQKNSFALMEPFGREPDGGLLLEDAACDAFAAEILLPAPLVSQHLDTQGPTASTVAQLWQASNASRMAVCVRAAQHLPAPGHILLLDATGHLAFAASHGLPPLTRGSFQGDIAVIDRALAGSGHARGLTQVRYRDGILGRELHTDSAPMDGYLVAVLVTDSAPWRAFTPPTPDTGPQSRDYICANCDEEYRSFAPACRCCHVPPCPDCGRCACPPRVNERYCPGCFMLHPPSMFPADSDRCLNCD; from the coding sequence GTGGTCAACTACGTACTCGCCGGGGCCGCCCGGACCCAGGCCGCAGCGATGGTCCGGGAACTCGAAGCGGCTCGTCCCGGCGCGGTCGAGCGCCTGGCGCAAGGCGCCCTCGCGGAGCTGAGAACCTGGCGCGAGCTGACCGTCCTGGAGGTCGACGAGAATCTGACGGAACAAGGGTGCAGTGTCGCCGGAGCGTATGACTTCGGTCCGCCACCGCACCTGTCCGTCGCCACGTCCGCCAGCCGTGCACGGCGGGACTTCACCGGCCTGCACGAATTGGGCCACCACCTGCAGAAGAACAGCTTCGCCCTCATGGAGCCCTTTGGCAGGGAACCCGACGGTGGCCTCCTCCTTGAGGACGCGGCCTGCGACGCGTTCGCCGCTGAGATCTTGCTCCCTGCGCCCCTCGTCAGCCAGCACCTGGACACCCAGGGACCCACCGCGTCGACGGTCGCCCAGCTGTGGCAGGCGAGCAACGCCTCCCGCATGGCGGTCTGCGTACGAGCCGCCCAGCATCTTCCCGCGCCCGGACACATCCTCCTCCTGGACGCCACGGGACACCTCGCCTTCGCCGCCTCCCACGGCCTTCCGCCCCTGACGCGCGGCAGTTTCCAGGGCGACATAGCCGTCATCGACCGCGCGCTGGCTGGCTCCGGCCACGCACGAGGGCTGACCCAGGTCCGCTACCGCGACGGCATCCTCGGACGGGAACTGCACACCGACTCCGCGCCCATGGACGGCTACCTTGTTGCCGTCCTCGTCACCGACTCCGCCCCCTGGCGCGCCTTCACCCCACCCACTCCCGACACCGGCCCGCAGTCACGCGACTACATCTGCGCGAACTGCGACGAGGAGTACCGCTCCTTCGCCCCCGCCTGCCGGTGCTGCCACGTCCCCCCGTGCCCCGACTGCGGCCGCTGTGCCTGCCCGCCCCGCGTGAACGAACGCTACTGCCCGGGATGCTTCATGCTGCACCCGCCCTCGATGTTCCCTGCAGACAGCGACCGCTGTCTCAACTGCGACTGA
- a CDS encoding TatD family hydrolase — protein sequence MRIFDPHIHMTSRTTDDYEAMYAAGVRALVEPAFWLGQPRTTVGAFTDYFDALLGWEPFRAAQFGIQHFCTIALNPKEANDPRCLPVLDELPRYLAKDRVVAVGEIGYDSMTKEEDEALARQLELAIEHELPVLVHTPHRDKAAGTRRTLDVVRESGIAPEHVLVDHLNELTVAMVKESGSWMGFSIYPKTKMSEDRMVRILREYGTERVLVNSAADWGRSDPLKTRKTADAMLADGSFDQDAVDEVMWRNPVAFYGQSGRLDLDDVPKPDDSGLFEGNSVRRGGE from the coding sequence ATGCGCATCTTCGACCCGCACATCCACATGACGTCCCGCACCACCGACGACTACGAGGCCATGTACGCGGCCGGGGTCCGCGCCCTGGTGGAGCCGGCGTTCTGGCTCGGCCAGCCGCGCACGACCGTCGGCGCGTTCACCGACTACTTCGACGCGCTGCTGGGCTGGGAGCCGTTCCGCGCGGCCCAGTTCGGCATCCAGCACTTCTGCACGATCGCCCTCAACCCCAAAGAGGCCAACGACCCGCGCTGTCTGCCCGTCCTCGACGAGCTGCCGCGCTATCTCGCCAAGGACCGGGTCGTCGCGGTCGGCGAGATCGGCTACGACTCGATGACCAAGGAGGAGGACGAGGCACTGGCACGCCAGCTGGAGCTGGCGATCGAGCACGAACTGCCGGTCCTCGTACACACCCCGCACCGCGACAAGGCGGCCGGCACCCGCCGCACGCTCGACGTCGTCCGCGAGTCCGGCATCGCGCCCGAGCACGTCCTCGTCGACCACCTCAACGAGCTGACGGTCGCCATGGTCAAGGAGAGCGGCAGCTGGATGGGCTTCTCGATCTACCCGAAGACCAAGATGAGCGAGGACCGGATGGTCCGGATCCTGCGGGAATACGGAACCGAACGCGTCCTCGTCAACTCGGCGGCCGACTGGGGCCGCAGCGACCCCCTCAAGACCCGCAAGACCGCCGACGCGATGCTCGCCGACGGCTCCTTCGACCAGGACGCCGTCGACGAGGTGATGTGGCGCAACCCGGTCGCCTTCTACGGGCAGAGCGGCCGTCTCGACCTGGACGACGTACCGAAACCCGACGACTCGGGACTCTTCGAGGGCAACTCCGTGCGACGCGGCGGGGAGTGA
- a CDS encoding effector-associated constant component EACC1 gives MRTAAGEYEMHGTQGTGATDVQIRLDSETELDDRLALIGWLRGERGLQGRVHVLPAAPAENELGAGLDLLTVSLGSSGIATVLAGSLATWLQNRRAPTKIRISITRADRTLELETSDAAEAEALIQRFLGEDSDGV, from the coding sequence ATGCGCACAGCAGCGGGGGAGTACGAGATGCACGGCACCCAGGGCACCGGGGCGACGGATGTTCAGATCAGGCTCGACTCGGAGACTGAACTTGACGATCGCTTGGCGCTGATCGGGTGGCTCCGCGGTGAACGCGGCCTCCAGGGGCGCGTGCACGTCCTGCCCGCCGCACCCGCGGAGAACGAGCTCGGTGCCGGGCTCGACTTGCTCACGGTATCCCTCGGTTCCAGCGGTATCGCCACCGTCCTGGCCGGTTCCCTCGCCACCTGGCTGCAGAACCGCCGTGCCCCGACCAAGATCCGCATCTCCATCACCCGAGCCGACCGCACCCTGGAACTCGAGACCAGTGACGCCGCCGAGGCCGAAGCGCTGATCCAGCGATTCCTGGGAGAGGACTCCGATGGAGTCTGA
- a CDS encoding radical SAM protein — protein MKRRAGPDGMHFFDRRTGLNVLFDEVDVPETQWARAPRQVSIALTNACDLACPFCYAPKTAAVLDADRLCAWIDELDAEGCLGIGFGGGEPTLYRRLPQVSRHAAERTSLAVTMTTHAHRLTPQLIDALAGALNFVRVSVDGVGATYEEQRGRPFTELVQRLTCIGQTFRFGLNCVVNTQTLPDLDAVADLAASTGATELLLLPERPASGRPGSSPHTVAALHQWITNYPGPVALTLGEGDTGSLPTAQPFPRERGLRTYAHIDAAGTLRRTSYHSAGEPVDDRGVLAALDRLQQKDVA, from the coding sequence GTGAAGCGTCGTGCCGGCCCCGACGGGATGCACTTCTTCGACCGCCGCACCGGCCTGAACGTACTCTTCGACGAGGTCGACGTCCCCGAAACGCAGTGGGCCCGCGCCCCCCGCCAGGTGTCGATCGCCCTGACCAACGCCTGCGATCTGGCTTGTCCGTTCTGCTACGCACCCAAGACCGCCGCCGTGCTGGATGCCGACCGGCTGTGCGCATGGATCGACGAACTGGACGCGGAGGGCTGCCTCGGCATCGGATTCGGCGGCGGAGAACCCACCCTCTACCGCCGCCTTCCCCAGGTGTCCCGACACGCCGCCGAACGCACCAGCCTCGCGGTGACCATGACGACACACGCACACCGGCTTACACCCCAACTGATCGACGCGCTGGCCGGAGCGCTCAACTTTGTCCGCGTCAGCGTCGACGGAGTCGGCGCCACCTACGAGGAACAGCGCGGCCGCCCCTTCACCGAACTCGTGCAGCGGCTTACCTGCATCGGGCAAACGTTCCGGTTCGGGCTCAACTGCGTCGTGAACACCCAGACGCTGCCCGATCTCGACGCCGTCGCCGATCTGGCTGCCTCGACCGGGGCAACGGAACTCCTGCTGCTGCCCGAGCGTCCGGCAAGCGGGCGCCCGGGCAGCAGCCCGCACACCGTTGCCGCCCTGCACCAATGGATCACCAACTACCCCGGTCCCGTGGCCCTCACCCTCGGCGAGGGCGACACCGGCTCACTACCGACTGCCCAGCCGTTTCCGCGCGAGAGGGGACTGCGCACCTACGCGCACATCGACGCCGCCGGAACGCTCCGGCGAACCTCCTATCACTCCGCCGGTGAGCCGGTCGACGACCGCGGCGTCCTTGCCGCACTCGACCGCCTGCAGCAGAAAGATGTCGCATGA
- a CDS encoding transcriptional regulator, translated as MHDEPSYIASVLRARYQRRLPSSLDELAGPEHGMVELPLHIAWSGLRVLDLDRPRQRMSLYRTVLTEGMRDDLCRYLNKGILLELWPVLHKLISRTIKDVWEEAFPELQP; from the coding sequence GTGCACGACGAGCCCAGTTACATCGCATCGGTGCTGCGAGCGAGGTACCAGCGGCGCCTGCCGTCCAGCCTCGACGAACTGGCCGGGCCCGAGCACGGGATGGTGGAGCTGCCGCTGCACATCGCGTGGTCCGGACTGCGCGTCCTCGATCTGGACCGGCCACGCCAGCGCATGAGCCTGTACAGAACAGTGCTCACCGAAGGCATGCGTGACGACCTGTGCCGCTACCTCAACAAGGGCATCCTGCTCGAGCTGTGGCCAGTACTCCACAAGCTCATCAGCAGGACCATCAAAGACGTCTGGGAAGAAGCGTTCCCCGAGCTGCAACCCTGA
- a CDS encoding DUF3892 domain-containing protein has product MAIQITAVRLSTGGTTHEHITHLWWTEQASGKAGDNTRAQIVDWIENQAGKAYTSDRAGHRTEVAVVTPARGEKYLRTRADGVWTNNLLALPQR; this is encoded by the coding sequence ATGGCTATTCAGATCACCGCGGTGCGCCTGTCGACCGGCGGCACCACGCACGAACACATCACCCACCTGTGGTGGACCGAGCAGGCGTCCGGCAAGGCCGGCGACAACACGCGGGCGCAGATCGTCGACTGGATCGAGAACCAGGCCGGCAAGGCCTACACCAGTGACCGGGCCGGGCATCGCACGGAAGTCGCCGTGGTGACGCCCGCCCGAGGCGAGAAGTACCTCCGCACCCGCGCCGACGGCGTGTGGACCAACAACCTCCTTGCCCTTCCCCAGCGCTGA